In Candidatus Cetobacterium colombiensis, the DNA window CTAAATCACTTTGTCTTCTATAACTTTTTATTAATTTATTTAATAACTCTTTTACAACATCTCTTTTTAATTGTTTTATAATTGAAATTGGTAAAAATATATCTTCATCTATTTCAACGCTATCAACAACTCCTCTAAAAGTAGTATCTCCTATTTCAATTAATTTTTCTGTAATAGTTTCTTTAGTTGTTCCTCTATTTTTAGCTTTTTCTATTAAATTTTCTGATTCTAATTTAGCTTCTATAAGTTCTAATCTATTATTTAATGTAGAAACTTTTATCTTAGCTTTTTCTCCCAATTTTCCAATAAACTCAAATTTTATTAAATGTTTTTTATCTATAGATTTTAACTTTAATTCAATTAAATCATTTACTTCTTTTGAGTAGTTTCTAAAAACATATTTAGTACCATTTGGTAAATCTTTTAATATTAATGTTTCTCCTGGAAAAGCTTCTTTTTTATTTTTATCAAATTTAGTATCTATTTTATTTACATATGTTCCACCTAATTTTTCATAATCTTTTGATAAAAATGTTATTCCATCACCTAAAATTATTTTTTCTTTTAATTTTAACTCTCTTCCATTTAAATCACCTATTATTTTTCCTAAATGACTTGCAAAATCTCTATTCATTATTTCTTTTGAACTTTTATAAAAATAACCTGTTCCATATCCTCTATTAAATATATCAGAACTTTTTTCTTCTATATTTTTTCCTGATATCAACTCTTTATAATAATTAACTGTTTGGAATACATAGTTAGGTTCTTTCATTCTTCCCTCTAATTTTATACTATCAATTCCAATCTCTTTCAACTTTTGTATCTCTTCATATCCATAAAGTTGATCTTTTGGACTTAGTAAATATCCTTCCTCTTCATCTTTTGAAGTATATTTTTTTCTACAAGGTTGGGCACACATTCCTCTGTTCCCACTACGTCCTCCTATAAAACTACTCATATAACAATTTCCAGAGTATGATATACATAAAGCTCCTGATACAAATATTTCTAGCTCTATATCTGTTTTTTCTCTTATATTTTTTATCTCTTCAAAAGTTAACTCTCTTGGTAAAACAACTCTTTCAAAACCTATAGATTTTAAGTAATTTGCTTCAACATGATTTGCAACTGTCATTTGAGTACTTCCATGAAGTTCTAATCCTGGATAATTATTCTTTATAAATTCTGCTAATCCGAAATCTTGTACTATAACTGCATCTAAGCCATGTTTATATAGCTCTCTCAAATTAATTGAAATTGCTTCAATTTCCACGTCCATCATTATTGTATTCAATGTTAAAAATACTTTCACACCTCTAGCATGTGCATAATCTAAAGCTTCTTTATACTCATCTAAAGTTAAATTTACAGCATTTCTTCTAGCACCAAATCCTTTTAATCCCATATAAATTTCATCTGCACCTGCTTTTATTGCAGCATAAAATCTCTCAATACTTCCTGCTGGAGCCACTATTTTCATATTTTTCCTCTTTCTAAATCTTTTATTACTTTTCTAATTTTTTCTTCTAATTCTTCAATCTTCCCATTATTATTTATTATTATATCGCCTTTTTTTATTTTTTCTTCTCGAGGCATCTGTGCTTCGATTATTTTTTTTATTAGCTCTATATCAATTCCATCTCTAGCTTTTATTCTATTCATTTGAATTTCTGGATCTATATCTATAACCAAAACTTTATTACAATATTTTTCCAAATTTACTTCAAATAACAAAGGTACATCAAATACTATAATTTCATTTGTTTCTTTGTATTCAAAATATAATTTTTTATATTTTTCTATAACTTTAGGATGTATAATTTCATTTAAAATCTCTAATTTTTTTTTATCATGAAAAACTTCTTTTTTTAATAATTCTTTGTTTAAATTATTTTTATTTATATCTATAAATTTTTTTCCTAATCTTTCTTTTATTTCATTCTTTATTATATCTGTTTCTAAAATCTTTTTAGCTATTACATCTGCATCAAATACTTTTATTCCCATAGATATAAATATTTTACTAGCTGTTGATTTTCCACTTCCAATGCCACCAGTTAATCCTAATATCATTGCGTTCTCCTTAAAAATAGAATATATTATATTTTATCATATTTTCTGACTTTTTTTGTAAAAAAAAAGAGTGAAATTTTAATTTCACTCTTGGTTTTATATTTATTAAGCTGCAGTTACGTCTTTAGCTATTGGTCCTTTATTTCCTTCTTCTACAACAAATGAAACATTTTGTCCTTCTTCTAAAGTTCTAAATCCTTCCCCTACAATTCCAGTAAAGTGTACGAAATAATCTTGCCCCTCTTCGCATGTTACAAAACCAAATCCTTTTTCTTTGTTAAACCATTTAACAGTTCCCTTTAACATTTTAAACCTCCAAATTTTATAAAGTATTGTTAAGTCCCCCTAGGCACTTTATGGATATATTATACATTAAATATATTGTATTTGCAATACAATTTGTTTGTTTTTTGAAGAAAAAAAATGTTTATAGTTTATATTTTAAATTTATTACATTTATTTATTTTTGTCCACTTATATAATATTCTATATAAAAAAAGAGAACTACATTTGTAGTTCTCTTTCAACGAATTAGTATTAAACTAACTCGATTATAGCCATCTCAGCAGAATCTCCCTTTCTTACAGAAGTTCTGATGATTCTTGTGTATCCACCGTTTCTCTCAGCATACTTTGGAGCTAAATCGTTAAATAACTTAGCTACAGCCTCTTCGCTTCTTAAGAAAGCGAAAGCTTGTCTTCTGTGAGCAAGAGTTCCTTTTTTACCAAGAGTAACCATTCTCTCAGCAAACTTTCTAAGCTCTTTTGCTCTAGTAACAGTAGTTTCTATTCTATCTGATAAAATTAGAGATATTGTTAAGTTCATTAACATAGCTTTTCTATGGTCAGCTCTTCTCCCTAACTTTCTATATGATTTATTGTGGTTCATTAGTCAGTTAGCCTCCTTATCTAATTATTCTACAGATCCATTTCCGTTCAGATCGAACCCAAGTTCTTTCATCTTTTCAAGGATCTCATCTAGTGATTTTCTTCCTAGATTCTTTATCTTTAGAAGTTCGTTCATTGACATTCTTGCCAACTGCCCAACTTCCTCTATTCCAGCTTTCTTTAAACAGTTAAATGATCTAACTGTTAAATCTAGCTCTTCTATTCTTGTATTTAATACATCATCAGCTTTGCTTGTTGATGCTGGAGTTTCCTCCTCTTCCTCAAGATCTACTCTTAAGTGATCCATTCTGTTTCCTAAATCTAGGAAAGGATCTAAGTGATACTTTAGAAGCTCTATAGCATAAGAAACAGCATCTCTTATTTCTACACTTCCATCAGTCTCTATGTTTAAAGTTAACTTATCGAAATCAGTCATTCTTCCAACCATTGTATCCTGAACTGAGTAAGATACTTTTCTGATTGGTGTATATATAGCATCAACTGCTATAAAGTCTACAGCCCAATCTTTTTTCTCTATCTCTTCAGCAACAACAAATCCTTCACCAGTATCAACTATAAATTCCATATCGATCTCTCTATCTGTAGTTAATGTACAGATAATTTGATCAGGATTTACAATTTCTAATCCAATATCTGGTATTATATCAGCAGCTGTAACAGTCTTAGGTCCCTTTGCAGAAAGAGTCATTTTTCTTTCTCCAGCAGTTTCTGCCTTTATTACTACCTCTTTTACATTTAGCAGTATCTCAGTTACAGCTTCTTTTACACCTTCCATAACTGAAAACTCGCTTAGTACTCCATCAATTCTTACTCCCTTAATGGCAGCACCAGGTATAGATGATAGTAAAACTCTTCTCAAAGCATTACCAATTGTATGTCCATATCCTCTATATAAAGGTTCAATAACATATTGACCAGAAAAGTCACTTGTTTTTAATTCGGTAATGTTAATGCCCTTAGCATGTTTTTCTATTTTTAACATTTAATCAACTCCTGTCAAAGGATTTATTATCTTGAATAGAACTCAACTATTAAAGCTTCGTTTAGATCGAAATCTAAGTCGTCTTTAGTTGGGTTCTGAAGAACTTTTCCTGCGAAGTTAGCTTTATCTAACTCTAACCATGCTGGAACTGCTTTCTCTTCTACTGCAGTTTTGATTAACTCAATGTTCTTTGAGTTCTCAATTACAGATACTACATCCCCTGCTTTTACTCTATAAGATGCAATGTTAACTCTTCTTCCGTTAACAGCAATGTGTCCGTGAGACACGATTTGTCTAGCTTGTCTTCTAGTTTTAGCGAATCCTAGTCTGTAAACTACGTTCTCTAATCTTCTCTCTAAATATTGGATTAAAGTTAAACCAGTAACTCCATCCTTTCTTGAAGCCTCATCATATAATTTTCTGAATTGCTTCTCCATTACATTGTATATAAATTTAGCTTTTTGCTTTTCATTTAACTGTATTGCATACTCTGTAGGCTTTTTGTTTGCATTTGGTCTTGGCCCTCTATTAGAAGATTTGTTTACTCCTAAAATAACTGGATCAATTCCAAGAGCTCTACATTTCTTTAAAACAGGTTGTCTATTTCTTGCCATCTCTTTATTGTTCCTCCTTACACTTAATAAATTTCTACGATAATGAGCTTAGAAAAGTGTATTACACTCTTCTTCTTTTTGGTGGTCTACATCCGTTGTGTGGAACTGGAGTTACATCAGTTATCTTTGTAACCTCTAATCCTGCTGCTTGTAGAGATCTGATACATGCCTCTCTACCTGATCCAGGTCCTTTCACTTTTACTTCAACCTTCTTCATTCCGTTTTCCATTGCGATTTGAGCTGCTTGCTCTGCTGCGATTTGAGCTGCGAATGGAGTTCCTTTTTTAGTTCCCTTGAAACCAGAAGTTCCTCCTGATTTCCAGCTTACTACTTTACCTTCCACATCAGTAATTGCTACTATTGTGTTATTGAAAGTTGAGTGTATATGAGCTACTCCGTTAGGAATATTTTTCAATTTCTTCTTGATTTTAGCTACTTTCTTCTTAGCCAATTTAGCTACCTCCTTACGATAAAATTCCGTTCTTTATACTACAATTAGCTTTTAAACTATCTCTTTATAGGCTTTTTAGGTCCTTTTCTAGTTCTTGCATTTGTTTTTGACTTTTGTCCTCTTACTGGTAAGTTCATCTTGTGTCTTGAACCTCTGTAACATCTGATGTCCATAAGTCTCTTTATTGCAAGTCTGATCTCTTTTCTAAGATCTCCCTCTACCTTGATAGTTTCAACAATGGCTCTGATTTTGTTTAACTCTTCTTCAGTTAAATCCTTTACTCTAGTGTCAAAGTTTACTCCTGCTTCTGTTAATACTTTTTGTGAAGTTGGTTTTCCAATTCCGTAAACATAAGTTAAAGCAATCTCTACTCTTTTGTTTCTAGGAATATCTACTCCTGCGATTCTAGCCAAAATTTTTCCTCCTCTTCCGAAAATTTATATATCCGTCGGTATATTAACCGACTAAGACTTTCTTCGGTATGCCTCTTTCGAGTACTAGCTCTACAGCCTAACATACCTTTACAGTACTTCCCATGTCAGTACTAGTTTGCAAAACTTTTCAAGTTATCCTTGTACTTGTTTGTGCTTAGGGTTTTCACAGATTACTCTGATTTTCCCGTGTCTCTTGATAACTTTACATTTGTCACAAATAGGCTTAATTGATACTCTTACTTTCACTTAATTACCTCCTCTCGTGATCATAACCTTACTTTTTTCTGTATACTATTCTTCCCCTAGATAAATCATACGGAGAAATTTGTACCGTTACTTTGTCTCCAGGTAAAATTTTGATATAGTTCATTCTCATTTTACCAGAGATGTGCCCTAAAATTGTGTGTCCATTTTCTAATTCCACTTTAAACATCGCATTTGGAAGGGCCTCTAATATAGTTCCTTCTAATTCGATAACATCCTTTTTCGACATACTACCTCCTATCGAACAGAAATTCATATTATTTTAACATTTATTTTACAAAAAGTCTAGTTTAATTTTAATAATTTTTTGTTATTTTTATTAAACTAACTCAGTTAAAATAACAGGTTTTCCGTCTATTATGGCTACAGTGTGCTCAAAATGAGCTGAACGCTTTCCGTCTCTTGTTACAACTGTCCAACCATCATCGGTTATATTCACTTTGTAGGTTCCAATATTAACCATTGGCTCTATTGCTAATACCATTCCATCTTCTATTTTAAGACCTCTTCCTTTTCTTCCATAATTTGGAATACAAGGATCTTCATGCATAGCTTTTCCTACTCCGTGCCCAGCAAAATCTTTAACTACAGTAAATCCATTTGATTCAACATATTTTTGGATTGCATTTCCTACATCTCCTAATCTGTTTCCAGCAAATGCTTGCTCTATTCCAATTCTTCTAGCTTCTTTAGTAACATCTATAAGTTTTTGAGATTCTTCATCTATTTGACCAACAGGATAAGTTATTGCAGAATCTCCATAAAAACCATCCATTCTTGCAACTACATCCACACTTACTATGTCTCCATTTTGTAGAATTCTATTTTCTTTTGGAATACCATGTACTACTTCTTCGTTTACAGAAATACATGAACCTGCAGGATAAGGATTTATTGGTCCTCCTACACCTATTGTAGCTGGTTCTGCTCCATTCTCTATTAAGTATTTTTCAATAATTTGATTCAGTTCATATGTTGAAACTCCCGGTTTTATAAATTGCGGTAAATACTCTTCATATAACTTTGCAATCAATTGACATGGTTTTTTTATTTTTTCTATTTCTTCTATAGTTTTTATTATAACCATATTTTTCCTTTCTGGTTTCTAAAGTTATCCTAAAATATTAAAGATTTCCTTTGCAATGTCATTAATCTCTTTAGTTCCGTCTAATTCAACCATAACTCCTCTTTCAGAGTAAAAATTAAATAATGGAGCTGTTTGATCATGATATGCAGCTAATCTTTTTTCTACTGTTTCTTTATTATCATCTTTTCTGATGATTAAATCAGATCCACAATAATCACATTTTCCTTCCACTTTTGGAGGGTTATTTACAATATGGAAAGAAGCACCACAGTTTGGACAAACTCTTCTTCCTACAACTCTACCAACGATTAACTCATCTGGTACATTTAAAGAAATTACTTTGTCTAAATTCATATTTAACTCTTTTAAAAGTAATTCTAAAGCTTCAGCCTGAGCTAAAGTTCTTGGGAATCCATCTAAAATAAATCCTTTTTTACAATCTTCTTGAGATAATCTATCTTTTATTATTCCTATCATAGTCGAATCTGGAACTAATTTTCCTTCGTCCATAAACTTTTTAGCTTCCATTCCCATTTCTGTTCCTTCAGAAATAGCAGCTCTTAGCATATCTCCAGTTGAAATTTGTGGAATTCCATATTTATCTATTATGAATTTTGCTTGAGTTCCTTTTCCTGCACCAGGTGCTCCAAATAACATTATATTCATTATTTTATCTCCTTTATTTTTAAAATAAAAATGGCACGACATATGCCGTGCCAAAGATTTTATAAAAATCCTTTATACTCTTTCATGATAAGATGAGCATCTATCTGTTGTATAGTATCTAGAGCTACTCCAACTACTATTATAATACCTGTACCACCAAAAAATACTGGCAGTCCAAAAGCTTTAAATAGTACCATCGGTGCAATTGCGATTAAAGCTAAAAATATAGCTCCACCCCAAGTTATTCTAGTTACAACTCCTTCTAGATAATCAGCTGTATCTGCTCCAGGTCTAATACTTGGAATCGTACCTCCACCTTGCTTTAAGTTTTCTGCAACCTTTTCAGGATCAAAAACTATAGAAGTATAGAAGAACGAGAAGAATATAATTACAGCAGCATATAGTATTAAATATACAGGATGCTGGTCACCAAATATTCTAGCAAGTATTACCTTTCCAGAAAACTCTCCGGGAAGCATGTTTACTACTAAAGAAGGTATCATCATAACCACAGATGCAAAAATAACAGGCATTACACCTGAACTATTTAGCTTCAATGGAATATATGAATTTTGACCCATTCCATTATTTCCAGCAAATCCTCTTCCTACGTAGTGAACTGGTATTTTTCTTTGTCCTAATTGGAATACAACAATTCCCGCAATTGTAATAATTGCAGCAATACCCACTAATAACAAAACAGGAATAAGAAACTTACTCCCTCTCATATCTTGTATAGTTTGAATAACAGCTCCTGGAGCTCCTGAAATAACATTTAAAAATATTAGTAGCGAAACTCCATTACCTATCCCTTTGATAGATATTTGTTCCCCTACCCACATTAAAAATATTGTTCCTGCCGTTAAAGTTGTTATTGTTGTTAAGAAAAATGTAAACCCTGGTGTTGTTACTAACCCTACCGATTGTAACCAAGTACATACTCCAAGTCCTTGGACTATGGCTATTACAATTGTCAGATATCTAGTCCATTGAGTAATCTTGTTTCTTCCTGATTCCCCCTCTTTTTGAATTTCTTCAATTTTTGGAATTATTACAGCAAGTAAACTAAATACAATTGATGAATTGATATATGGTACAATTCCCAATGCAAATATAGATACTCTTTGGAAAGCCCCACCTGAGAACATATTAATATATCCTAGTAAATCACTTTGCGCAGTCATTTGAGCCAAACGATCAATGTCCACACCAGGAGCAGGGATATAAGTCCCTACCCTAGCTACTAGGAACATTAATAAGGTGAAGATGATTCTCTCTCTCAGTTCCGGAATTTTAAATATACCTCTAAGCTTCGTTTCAAACTTTTCAATTAAACCCAAAATTCTTCACCCCACATTGAAATAACTAGTCTTTTAATTACTTGTTATTTTTTGCTACATCAGCAAAAGTTTTTACTTCAAGAATCTCTACAGATCCACCTTTTGCTTCGATAGCTGTTTTTGCAGAAGCAGAAACTTTATGAGCTTTTACAGATACTTTCTTCTCTAGCTCTCCGTTTCCTAAAACTTTGATTCCTGCAAGAGTTTTCTTGATTACACCAGCAGCTACTAATAACTCTGGAGTTACCTCTGTTCCCTCTTCGAATCTATTTAAATCACATAAGTTTATTATTGCATAATCTTTTCTGAATATTGCGTTAGAGAATCCTCTCTTTGGAGTTCTTCTGTATAAAGGCATTTGTCCACCCTCGAAGTAAGGTTTTACCCCTCCTCCAGCTCTAGAGTTTTGACCATTGCTTCCTTTTCCAGCAGTTTTTCCTAATCCAGAAGACTCTCCTCTTCCTATTCTTTTTCTAGCTTTTCTTGGTACAGAAGGCTTTAATTCATTTAATTTCATTGATTATTGCACCTCC includes these proteins:
- the infA gene encoding translation initiation factor IF-1; the encoded protein is MSKKDVIELEGTILEALPNAMFKVELENGHTILGHISGKMRMNYIKILPGDKVTVQISPYDLSRGRIVYRKK
- the rpsD gene encoding 30S ribosomal protein S4, which gives rise to MARNRQPVLKKCRALGIDPVILGVNKSSNRGPRPNANKKPTEYAIQLNEKQKAKFIYNVMEKQFRKLYDEASRKDGVTGLTLIQYLERRLENVVYRLGFAKTRRQARQIVSHGHIAVNGRRVNIASYRVKAGDVVSVIENSKNIELIKTAVEEKAVPAWLELDKANFAGKVLQNPTKDDLDFDLNEALIVEFYSR
- the coaE gene encoding dephospho-CoA kinase (Dephospho-CoA kinase (CoaE) performs the final step in coenzyme A biosynthesis.) yields the protein MILGLTGGIGSGKSTASKIFISMGIKVFDADVIAKKILETDIIKNEIKERLGKKFIDINKNNLNKELLKKEVFHDKKKLEILNEIIHPKVIEKYKKLYFEYKETNEIIVFDVPLLFEVNLEKYCNKVLVIDIDPEIQMNRIKARDGIDIELIKKIIEAQMPREEKIKKGDIIINNNGKIEELEEKIRKVIKDLERGKI
- the rplO gene encoding 50S ribosomal protein L15 is translated as MKLNELKPSVPRKARKRIGRGESSGLGKTAGKGSNGQNSRAGGGVKPYFEGGQMPLYRRTPKRGFSNAIFRKDYAIINLCDLNRFEEGTEVTPELLVAAGVIKKTLAGIKVLGNGELEKKVSVKAHKVSASAKTAIEAKGGSVEILEVKTFADVAKNNK
- a CDS encoding DNA-directed RNA polymerase subunit alpha translates to MLKIEKHAKGINITELKTSDFSGQYVIEPLYRGYGHTIGNALRRVLLSSIPGAAIKGVRIDGVLSEFSVMEGVKEAVTEILLNVKEVVIKAETAGERKMTLSAKGPKTVTAADIIPDIGLEIVNPDQIICTLTTDREIDMEFIVDTGEGFVVAEEIEKKDWAVDFIAVDAIYTPIRKVSYSVQDTMVGRMTDFDKLTLNIETDGSVEIRDAVSYAIELLKYHLDPFLDLGNRMDHLRVDLEEEEETPASTSKADDVLNTRIEELDLTVRSFNCLKKAGIEEVGQLARMSMNELLKIKNLGRKSLDEILEKMKELGFDLNGNGSVE
- a CDS encoding peptidase U32 family protein, with the protein product MKIVAPAGSIERFYAAIKAGADEIYMGLKGFGARRNAVNLTLDEYKEALDYAHARGVKVFLTLNTIMMDVEIEAISINLRELYKHGLDAVIVQDFGLAEFIKNNYPGLELHGSTQMTVANHVEANYLKSIGFERVVLPRELTFEEIKNIREKTDIELEIFVSGALCISYSGNCYMSSFIGGRSGNRGMCAQPCRKKYTSKDEEEGYLLSPKDQLYGYEEIQKLKEIGIDSIKLEGRMKEPNYVFQTVNYYKELISGKNIEEKSSDIFNRGYGTGYFYKSSKEIMNRDFASHLGKIIGDLNGRELKLKEKIILGDGITFLSKDYEKLGGTYVNKIDTKFDKNKKEAFPGETLILKDLPNGTKYVFRNYSKEVNDLIELKLKSIDKKHLIKFEFIGKLGEKAKIKVSTLNNRLELIEAKLESENLIEKAKNRGTTKETITEKLIEIGDTTFRGVVDSVEIDEDIFLPISIIKQLKRDVVKELLNKLIKSYRRQSDLELQKLLRKDLIEKVSILSAIVSNEEQKIAVENYGINKIYSKGFDVAREGNLEKIDLKNKMATNLYQALENKNEKITLGWNLNISNRYAFDHFSNLEKVDTIIVSPEVSFRRLEEIGETTVKKAILVYGKPRAMYTELSLTKNKIDIIENEQGDKFTVIENSLGNSEIYLEQPLNILKDRKYLESIGISELVLEFTTETPDEIKDILEGKGKYKPYNYEKGVF
- the rplQ gene encoding 50S ribosomal protein L17, coding for MNHNKSYRKLGRRADHRKAMLMNLTISLILSDRIETTVTRAKELRKFAERMVTLGKKGTLAHRRQAFAFLRSEEAVAKLFNDLAPKYAERNGGYTRIIRTSVRKGDSAEMAIIELV
- the map gene encoding type I methionyl aminopeptidase, with translation MVIIKTIEEIEKIKKPCQLIAKLYEEYLPQFIKPGVSTYELNQIIEKYLIENGAEPATIGVGGPINPYPAGSCISVNEEVVHGIPKENRILQNGDIVSVDVVARMDGFYGDSAITYPVGQIDEESQKLIDVTKEARRIGIEQAFAGNRLGDVGNAIQKYVESNGFTVVKDFAGHGVGKAMHEDPCIPNYGRKGRGLKIEDGMVLAIEPMVNIGTYKVNITDDGWTVVTRDGKRSAHFEHTVAIIDGKPVILTELV
- a CDS encoding adenylate kinase, translating into MNIMLFGAPGAGKGTQAKFIIDKYGIPQISTGDMLRAAISEGTEMGMEAKKFMDEGKLVPDSTMIGIIKDRLSQEDCKKGFILDGFPRTLAQAEALELLLKELNMNLDKVISLNVPDELIVGRVVGRRVCPNCGASFHIVNNPPKVEGKCDYCGSDLIIRKDDNKETVEKRLAAYHDQTAPLFNFYSERGVMVELDGTKEINDIAKEIFNILG
- the rpsK gene encoding 30S ribosomal protein S11 yields the protein MAKKKVAKIKKKLKNIPNGVAHIHSTFNNTIVAITDVEGKVVSWKSGGTSGFKGTKKGTPFAAQIAAEQAAQIAMENGMKKVEVKVKGPGSGREACIRSLQAAGLEVTKITDVTPVPHNGCRPPKRRRV
- a CDS encoding cold-shock protein; this encodes MLKGTVKWFNKEKGFGFVTCEEGQDYFVHFTGIVGEGFRTLEEGQNVSFVVEEGNKGPIAKDVTAA
- the rpsM gene encoding 30S ribosomal protein S13 is translated as MARIAGVDIPRNKRVEIALTYVYGIGKPTSQKVLTEAGVNFDTRVKDLTEEELNKIRAIVETIKVEGDLRKEIRLAIKRLMDIRCYRGSRHKMNLPVRGQKSKTNARTRKGPKKPIKR
- the rpmJ gene encoding 50S ribosomal protein L36 codes for the protein MKVRVSIKPICDKCKVIKRHGKIRVICENPKHKQVQG
- the secY gene encoding preprotein translocase subunit SecY, giving the protein MGLIEKFETKLRGIFKIPELRERIIFTLLMFLVARVGTYIPAPGVDIDRLAQMTAQSDLLGYINMFSGGAFQRVSIFALGIVPYINSSIVFSLLAVIIPKIEEIQKEGESGRNKITQWTRYLTIVIAIVQGLGVCTWLQSVGLVTTPGFTFFLTTITTLTAGTIFLMWVGEQISIKGIGNGVSLLIFLNVISGAPGAVIQTIQDMRGSKFLIPVLLLVGIAAIITIAGIVVFQLGQRKIPVHYVGRGFAGNNGMGQNSYIPLKLNSSGVMPVIFASVVMMIPSLVVNMLPGEFSGKVILARIFGDQHPVYLILYAAVIIFFSFFYTSIVFDPEKVAENLKQGGGTIPSIRPGADTADYLEGVVTRITWGGAIFLALIAIAPMVLFKAFGLPVFFGGTGIIIVVGVALDTIQQIDAHLIMKEYKGFL